The Paramisgurnus dabryanus chromosome 1, PD_genome_1.1, whole genome shotgun sequence genome includes a window with the following:
- the chrm3b gene encoding muscarinic acetylcholine receptor M1, whose amino-acid sequence MNLMVMGEAGIFLTNSSPGMRAFPVTAFVPHNVRMETEGWPANDSLLAQGANLTGSHNATLPPTVTYDPLGGRTIWQVVIIVFLCGSLSLVTIIGNILVLLSFKVNKQLKTVSNYYLLSLAFADLIIGVLSMNLYTTYIIMDTWALGNWACDLWLAVDYVASNASVMNLLVISFDRYFSVTRPLTYRAKRTTKRAMMMIGLAWSISFVLWAPAILFWQYFVGKRTVPAGECYIQFLFEPIITFCTAIAAFYLPVTIMTVLYWRIYKETENRSKELAGLKGSGNQGNYGGHEESKAAVLPQTGGVHGREHNLSRQRNSGKTKPGCFRFWPPCRRGGRRCDGDVDCSRSDSWNNNEMTISIEQSDEDDEEDGEEQKPIFSTVLSVPPIAGGGESEQFHHQRSPDTEVRSFRKGFSDHFTLDSKDQPNTSIKDTKHKTQVNKRKKISLVKEKKAAQTLSAILLAFIITWTPYNIMVLVNTFCTDCIPQALWALGYWLCYVNSTVNPMCYALCNKTFRSTFKSILLCEWEQKNHNQKLQQREAAVAYRKKTEV is encoded by the coding sequence ATGAATCTGATGGTGATGGGTGAAGCCGGAATATTCCTGACCAACAGCTCTCCGGGAATGCGGGCCTTTCCCGTTACTGCATTTGTACCGCATAACGTCCGGATGGAGACCGAGGGTTGGCCGGCCAACGATTCTCTCCTCGCGCAGGGAGCCAACTTGACCGGCAGCCATAACGCAACTCTCCCACCCACCGTGACATACGACCCACTCGGCGGCCGAACCATCTGGCAGGTGGTGATAATCGTGTTCTTGTGTGGGTCGCTTTCTTTGGTCACCATCATCGGAAACATACTCGTCCTGCTGTCGTTTAAAGTGAACAAACAGTTAAAGACGGTCAGTAACTACTATCTGCTCAGTTTGGCGTTTGCTGACCTCATTATTGGGGTTCTGTCCATGAACCTCTACACCACATACATTATCATGGACACATGGGCTCTGGGGAACTGGGCCTGCGACCTGTGGTTGGCCGTTGATTACGTGGCCAGTAACGCTTCTGTCATGAACTTGTTGGTCATCAGTTTCGACAGGTACTTTTCCGTCACGCGTCCGCTCACCTACAGAGCCAAACGGACCACGAAACGAGCAATGATGATGATCGGACTGGCCTGGTCCATCTCCTTCGTTCTGTGGGCTCCCGCCATTCTGTTTTGGCAGTACTTTGTCGGGAAGCGAACGGTCCCGGCCGGTGAATGTTACATACAGTTCCTCTTCGAGCCGATCATCACCTTCTGTACTGCCATCGCAGCTTTTTATTTGCCTGTCACCATCATGACCGTCCTGTACTGGCGCATCTATAAAGAGACGGAGAACCGCTCAAAAGAGCTCGCCGGACTGAAGGGTTCAGGAAACCAAGGGAATTACGGAGGTCACGAAGAATCCAAAGCAGCTGTGTTGCCTCAGACGGGTGGCGTGCACGGCCGCGAGCACAACCTGTCCAGACAGAGGAACTCTGGGAAGACGAAACCAGGATGCTTCCGGTTCTGGCCGCCGTGCCGCAGAGGAGGACGGAGATGCGACGGAGACGTGGACTGCAGTAGAAGCGACAGCTGGAATAACAACGAGATGACGATTTCCATCGAACAGTCAGACGAAGATGATGAAGAGGATGGAGAAGAACAAAAACCCATCTTCTCCACTGTTCTGAGCGTGCCCCCGATCGCAGGGGGCGGAGAATCTGAGCAGTTTCACCACCAGCGATCACCAGACACCGAAGTGAGATCATTCAGAAAGGGATTTTCTGACCATTTCACCCTGGACTCAAAAGATCAACCCAACACGTCCATCAAAGACACCAAACACAAGACACAAGTCAACAAACGCAAGAAGATCTCTCTGGTGAAGGAGAAGAAAGCGGCTCAAACGTTAAGCGCCATTCTGCTGGCCTTCATCATCACGTGGACGCCGTATAACATCATGGTCCTGGTGAACACGTTCTGTACCGACTGCATCCCGCAGGCTCTGTGGGCTCTGGGTTATTGGCTGTGTTATGTCAACAGCACAGTAAATCCCATGTGTTACGCTCTGTGTAACAAAACTTTCCGCAGCACCTTTAAATCCATCCTGCTGTGCGAGTGGGAACAGAAGAACCACAACCAGAAGCTCCAGCAGAGAGAAGCAGCAGTGGCCTACAGAAAGAAAACTGAAGTCTAG